The Austwickia sp. genome includes a region encoding these proteins:
- a CDS encoding WhiB family transcriptional regulator, which yields MDWRDRAACLEEDPELFFPIGNTGPALLQIEEAKAVCRRCDVQDTCLKWALESGQDAGVWGGLSEDERRALKRRNARARRAG from the coding sequence ATGGACTGGCGCGACCGCGCTGCATGCCTGGAGGAAGACCCCGAGCTCTTCTTCCCGATCGGCAACACGGGGCCTGCCCTCCTGCAGATCGAGGAGGCCAAAGCCGTCTGCCGTCGGTGCGATGTCCAGGACACCTGCCTGAAGTGGGCGCTGGAGTCCGGGCAGGACGCCGGTGTCTGGGGCGGCTTGTCCGAGGACGAGCGTCGCGCGCTCAAGCGCCGCAACGCGCGTGCCCGTCGGGCCGGCTGA